ATCCATGCCGGCCTGTGGAGTGATTTGCTGCATGAGGAACATCGACACGATGAAGAAGATCGTGAGCACATGCGAGGGGCTGGAGAGATCGTGCAACCACAGCCACCCCGCCTGACGCAGTTCGATGGCACTGCTCAGCATGGTGTAGAAGGCCCACAGAAAGGGCAATTGCAGGAGATTGGGTAAGCACCCGCCAAGCGGGTTCACACCTTCGCGCTTGTAGAGTGCCTGCAACTCGCGGTTCTTCTCGGCCTGGCGTGGATCCGTGAGTTTGTAGCGCTTGTACTTGTCATTGATCGCAGTCACTTGAGGTTGCAGCTTCTGCATCCGCATTGCTGACTTGATGGTCGAGATGCGCAGCGGCAGCAAGGCAACGTTAATGACCAGGGTCAAAATCAGGATCGCCCAGCCATAATTTCCGGTCCAATGTTCGTAAGTCCATCGCAGCCAGAGGAACAGTGGCTTAGCGAAGAATGAGAAATAGCCAAAGTCCAGCAGCTTTTCCAAGGAAGGACCATTGGGCTGCGGCGAGATGCTGGCTGGAGTCGAATAAGCACGGATGTTGGAGATCACATCCAACGCTTTCGGTCCAACGAATATCCGTTCGCTCGTCGGTCCCCCGGGCGTCCCTACTGCAATGCCCAAAACAGGAACACGCTCCTGGTCGTTAGGATCGGGCTTATCGGGATTTTTAGGGATGCGAATCTCGTTATGGAGTGTTACCGCGGCCACGTGATCCGGATCGTCAGGAAGAAAGGTTGCAGCGAAGTACTGATCCACGCCGGCGGCCCAATTGAAGGGGCCGTTGATGGTGGCGCCGCCGCTTACTTTCTTCAGCGCCATGCGTTCGACCTTGTCCTCGCGATCGATATCGATGCGCGCAGCGGCGTATGAAGCTGGATTCGTAGCGTCGCCGAATCCCGATGGCCATGCCGGGTAAGCAGTGACATACGAACCCTTCTGGGCGACCGAGGTCTCGACCCGAACTTCGTAGCTGTGGCTGAACGTGAGTTTCTTTTTGACGGAGATGTCACCGTCGGAGTACTCGAAGGTAAGGGTCTTGCTGTCACCTGAATTGTCTTCGGTCGCTACGTACAGGACTTCATTCAACTTTTTGCGCAGCGACTCGTCATAGGCAAACAGCGAGAGCGGATATCCATACTGTGGAGGGGCGACCGGATTCACCAGTTCCTGCGGCTGTCCCTGATCGTTCTTGTATTTCTTCAGAACCCAGGACTTCGCGAGTCCACCGCGATTGCTGAAGGTGATGCGATAAAGATCGTTCTCGACAACTGTCGGAGTCTCGGCGGCAGCTTGTTTTGTTGTAGCTGCACTTGCCGGTGGTCTGACCGATGCGATTGAGGTCGGCTCCGGCCCTGCAGGCGCGGCATTCTGCTGCGCAGATCTTTGGATTTCTTCCTGGCGTTGCGGGGGAGCCGGTGGCTTGTAGTACTTCGAAATGACCTGTTGAGTAATAAAGATAACGACGAAGGTGAGAGCAAAAGTGAGTAGCAGCCGTCGCTCTGAGCCTGGCTCTTGATTGGGTGTTTGGAAATCGTTCAACGTAACCTGCCAAAATTTTGCATAGTTCTAAGGTCGAAGCTGCTCGTGATGTGAAACGTGTGGCACCGGATCGTATCCGCTGGCTCCGAAGGGATGACAGCGCAGAACTCTGCGAATCGCAAGCATTCCCCCGCGCCACCAGCCATGTTCAGCCACAGCCTGGGCCCCATACTCTGAGCAGCTCGGACTGAAGCGACACGAATTGCCAAACAGAGGCGAGATCCAAAGCTTGTACCAGCGAAGCAGAGCTTCCACTGAGCTTTGACGATTCGCAATCTCCGTGAAG
This Terriglobales bacterium DNA region includes the following protein-coding sequences:
- the yidC gene encoding membrane protein insertase YidC — its product is MNDFQTPNQEPGSERRLLLTFALTFVVIFITQQVISKYYKPPAPPQRQEEIQRSAQQNAAPAGPEPTSIASVRPPASAATTKQAAAETPTVVENDLYRITFSNRGGLAKSWVLKKYKNDQGQPQELVNPVAPPQYGYPLSLFAYDESLRKKLNEVLYVATEDNSGDSKTLTFEYSDGDISVKKKLTFSHSYEVRVETSVAQKGSYVTAYPAWPSGFGDATNPASYAAARIDIDREDKVERMALKKVSGGATINGPFNWAAGVDQYFAATFLPDDPDHVAAVTLHNEIRIPKNPDKPDPNDQERVPVLGIAVGTPGGPTSERIFVGPKALDVISNIRAYSTPASISPQPNGPSLEKLLDFGYFSFFAKPLFLWLRWTYEHWTGNYGWAILILTLVINVALLPLRISTIKSAMRMQKLQPQVTAINDKYKRYKLTDPRQAEKNRELQALYKREGVNPLGGCLPNLLQLPFLWAFYTMLSSAIELRQAGWLWLHDLSSPSHVLTIFFIVSMFLMQQITPQAGMDPAQQKMMQFTMPLLLGVFTWNLSAGLSLYWAAGNIIGIVQQLAFNKTKFGQEMRAHLQKRALKKQR